Proteins from one Microbacterium faecale genomic window:
- a CDS encoding CocE/NonD family hydrolase — MSDVVNGISRRIVDAGVPMETRDGVVLRAVVHRMADRESQPIVLVRNPYGEPLTRNIPVWALLAAGFAVVIQDCRGTASSDGVFVPFEGEAPDTIDAIRWCSQLPFSNGRVVMYGASYSGMVQLAAAVEQPDGLAGIVPIVTPDDYQTRLAYRGGAFQMGQLTGWYTMKTLQSLLYDAQRGRAVGDRMVRFARHAADPWASIGSGALIDAPVISEELPTWRRWAENDVTGDYWPSISYCDRRSEIAVPGLHVGGWFDLFVGGTIANFVHLRENAATPGARAGQRLVIGPWQHIDQSGTVGDFSFGAPASAAGAGLEDIVAQFAAAAAAGEDIPGPPVRIYVMQSGQWRDEREWPLARTAWTPWYLQPEGGLAPELPDRDGGSSTYVHDPADPIPMRGGQSGVFAGGLDGGNEWTAGPRDQRALDARNDMLRFTSATLDADVEVTGPVTVTLYASTDADDTDFVARLIDVFPDGRSVGVVDGIVRARFRDGQDESRPIEPGSVVAYEIDLWATSWLFRAGHRLRIDIASSSYPNWDVNGGSATNNALVDPDDRRTAEQRILHDQERPSHVVLPIIPSFTTPSTQSRSVTDSSHQQGDPR; from the coding sequence ATGTCTGATGTGGTCAATGGCATATCGCGTCGAATCGTCGACGCCGGGGTCCCGATGGAGACACGTGACGGGGTGGTGCTGCGCGCCGTCGTTCACCGGATGGCCGATCGCGAGAGCCAGCCGATCGTGCTCGTGCGCAATCCCTACGGCGAGCCGCTGACGCGCAACATCCCCGTCTGGGCGCTCCTCGCTGCCGGGTTTGCCGTGGTGATCCAGGACTGCCGCGGCACGGCCAGTTCCGACGGCGTCTTCGTCCCCTTCGAGGGGGAGGCACCCGACACGATCGACGCAATTCGCTGGTGCTCGCAGTTGCCCTTCTCGAACGGGCGCGTCGTGATGTACGGAGCGTCGTATTCGGGAATGGTGCAGCTGGCGGCCGCGGTCGAACAGCCTGACGGGCTGGCCGGGATCGTCCCCATCGTGACCCCCGACGACTACCAGACCCGCCTCGCGTATCGCGGTGGCGCGTTCCAGATGGGGCAGCTCACCGGCTGGTACACGATGAAGACGCTCCAGAGCCTTCTTTATGACGCGCAACGAGGGAGAGCTGTCGGTGACCGCATGGTGCGTTTCGCGCGCCATGCGGCAGACCCCTGGGCTTCGATCGGAAGCGGCGCGCTCATCGACGCGCCGGTCATCAGCGAGGAGCTCCCCACGTGGCGACGCTGGGCCGAGAACGACGTGACCGGTGACTACTGGCCCTCGATCAGCTATTGCGACCGTCGCTCGGAGATCGCCGTACCGGGGCTGCACGTCGGCGGCTGGTTCGACCTGTTCGTCGGTGGGACCATTGCCAACTTCGTCCACCTGCGCGAGAACGCGGCGACGCCGGGCGCGAGGGCCGGACAGCGTCTGGTCATCGGCCCGTGGCAGCACATCGACCAGAGCGGAACCGTGGGCGACTTCAGCTTCGGTGCACCCGCATCAGCGGCGGGCGCCGGGCTGGAGGATATCGTTGCGCAGTTCGCCGCGGCGGCCGCGGCGGGGGAGGACATCCCCGGACCCCCTGTGCGGATCTACGTCATGCAGTCGGGTCAGTGGCGGGACGAGCGGGAATGGCCGCTCGCACGCACCGCTTGGACTCCGTGGTACTTGCAGCCGGAGGGTGGACTCGCTCCCGAGCTGCCCGACCGCGATGGGGGCTCGAGCACCTATGTGCACGACCCCGCCGACCCCATCCCGATGCGGGGCGGACAGTCCGGCGTTTTCGCTGGCGGTCTTGACGGCGGCAACGAGTGGACCGCCGGTCCGCGCGACCAGCGTGCCCTAGATGCGCGCAATGACATGTTGCGCTTCACCAGCGCGACGCTGGACGCCGACGTCGAGGTGACCGGACCGGTGACGGTGACGCTCTACGCGAGTACCGACGCGGATGACACCGACTTCGTCGCACGACTCATCGACGTCTTTCCCGACGGACGATCCGTGGGGGTCGTTGACGGCATCGTCCGGGCCCGGTTCCGCGACGGGCAGGACGAGAGCCGCCCGATCGAGCCCGGATCCGTCGTGGCGTACGAGATCGACCTCTGGGCAACCAGCTGGCTCTTCCGGGCAGGGCACCGGCTGCGGATCGATATCGCCAGCTCGTCGTACCCGAACTGGGACGTCAACGGCGGCAGCGCAACCAACAACGCCCTCGTGGATCCCGACGACCGTCGCACCGCCGAGCAGCGCATTCTGCATGATCAGGAACGGCCGTCGCACGTGGTCCTCCCGATCATCCCTTCCTTCACCACCCCTTCCACCCAGAGCCGGTCAGTCACCGACTCCTCACACCAGCAAGGAGACCCTCGATGA
- a CDS encoding LLM class flavin-dependent oxidoreductase, giving the protein MHIGVNFGFGRFDTSVSEYEVVTGETKLALLAEPLGYDSVWAVEHHFTDYSFMPDNVQWLSYIAARTERIGLGTGAVIIPWNDPLRVASKLLLLDNLSDGRVIFGMGRGVARVEFEGMRIPVGESRERVDEAVPMILEALETGFIEGDGPYYVQPRRQLKPGPIRTFTDRVYTVAGSEDSIIAAVKNRVSVMSFILRPVDKLVETFDIYNKLWRETWDDEPNPICINANMYCHEDPTLAKDRMYEYIGNFWQQNVDHYEFLGDHFAKQKGYERYAEKAEALRSKGVEQAGKDYADAALYGTPQQLIDKLSWMQDVMGQFELVVAPCFGGMPQSMAEESLRLFADKVMPHARENYDGRTAAGEKAR; this is encoded by the coding sequence ATGCACATCGGAGTGAATTTCGGGTTCGGACGTTTCGACACCAGCGTCTCGGAATATGAGGTGGTCACGGGGGAGACCAAGCTCGCTCTGCTCGCCGAACCGCTCGGCTACGACAGCGTGTGGGCGGTCGAGCACCATTTCACCGACTACTCATTCATGCCCGACAATGTCCAATGGTTGTCGTACATCGCCGCGCGCACCGAGCGCATCGGTCTCGGCACCGGGGCCGTCATCATTCCGTGGAACGATCCGCTCCGCGTGGCCTCGAAGCTCCTGTTGCTCGACAACCTGTCGGACGGACGCGTGATCTTCGGCATGGGCCGCGGCGTCGCCCGCGTGGAGTTCGAAGGGATGCGCATCCCCGTCGGCGAGTCGCGCGAGCGGGTCGATGAGGCTGTCCCGATGATCCTCGAAGCACTGGAGACGGGTTTCATCGAGGGCGATGGGCCGTACTACGTTCAGCCCCGTCGCCAGCTCAAGCCCGGTCCGATCCGCACCTTCACGGATCGCGTGTACACGGTGGCGGGGTCGGAGGACTCCATCATCGCCGCGGTCAAGAATCGCGTCAGCGTGATGTCGTTCATCTTGCGTCCGGTCGACAAACTCGTAGAGACGTTCGACATCTACAACAAGCTGTGGCGCGAGACGTGGGATGACGAGCCGAACCCCATCTGCATCAACGCGAACATGTACTGTCACGAGGATCCCACGCTCGCGAAGGATCGCATGTATGAGTACATCGGCAACTTCTGGCAGCAGAACGTCGATCATTACGAGTTCCTCGGCGACCACTTCGCCAAGCAGAAGGGGTACGAACGTTATGCCGAGAAGGCCGAGGCGCTGCGTTCGAAGGGCGTCGAGCAGGCCGGTAAGGATTACGCAGACGCGGCGCTGTACGGCACCCCGCAGCAGCTCATCGACAAGCTGTCATGGATGCAGGACGTCATGGGACAGTTCGAGCTGGTTGTCGCTCCCTGTTTCGGCGGCATGCCGCAGAGCATGGCCGAGGAGAGTCTGCGCCTGTTCGCGGACAAGGTGATGCCTCACGCTCGTGAGAACTACGACGGTCGTACGGCGGCCGGCGAGAAGGCGCGCTGA
- a CDS encoding quinone oxidoreductase family protein → MSGTASIVGFDRPGDPNVLAVRTAPLSVPGASEARVRVAAAGVHPADVALRAGLRPIAGPAPHVPGMAFSGVVDMAGDGSVWRAGDRVMGMALPSGRRGGAYRSVIVAPDDTLAAVPAHVDLAHAAVLPMNGHTAAQALRSLGAQPGETVAVTGAAGALGAIVVPLAAQRGLRVVAVARETDRQRVRSLGANAFVASGDNLADRIVAAAGDAVAGLVDLAVLDDEVLLAVRPGGVIATLRGWTGPEGTTVRVLPVMVPEEWHRGAQLEELADTRYLSRPLRAFAPEHAAEAHRLIASRGVRESVVIDFS, encoded by the coding sequence ATGTCCGGTACCGCTTCCATTGTTGGCTTCGACCGCCCCGGAGACCCGAACGTCCTCGCAGTGCGCACCGCGCCGCTCTCTGTGCCCGGCGCGAGTGAGGCTCGCGTGCGCGTCGCCGCAGCCGGTGTCCACCCCGCCGACGTCGCGTTGCGGGCAGGGCTCCGGCCGATCGCCGGTCCCGCACCGCACGTGCCGGGCATGGCGTTCTCCGGAGTGGTCGACATGGCCGGCGACGGCAGCGTGTGGCGCGCCGGCGACCGCGTGATGGGGATGGCACTTCCGTCCGGTCGGCGAGGCGGCGCATACCGGTCGGTCATCGTCGCGCCGGACGACACGCTGGCCGCAGTTCCCGCGCACGTGGACCTCGCTCACGCCGCGGTGCTGCCGATGAACGGCCACACGGCCGCGCAGGCCCTCCGTTCACTGGGTGCACAGCCGGGTGAGACCGTGGCGGTCACCGGGGCCGCCGGGGCGCTCGGTGCGATCGTCGTCCCGCTCGCCGCTCAACGCGGTCTTCGGGTCGTCGCGGTCGCACGGGAGACCGATCGGCAGCGCGTTCGTTCGCTTGGCGCCAACGCGTTCGTCGCGAGCGGCGACAACCTCGCTGACCGCATCGTCGCCGCCGCCGGCGATGCGGTGGCGGGCCTGGTAGACCTTGCCGTCCTGGACGACGAGGTCCTCCTCGCCGTTCGTCCGGGCGGCGTGATCGCAACGCTGCGAGGCTGGACTGGTCCGGAGGGAACGACAGTCCGAGTCCTCCCTGTGATGGTTCCGGAGGAGTGGCATCGCGGGGCACAGCTCGAGGAGCTCGCGGACACGCGATACCTCTCTCGCCCGCTTCGCGCTTTCGCGCCGGAGCACGCCGCCGAGGCGCACCGTCTCATCGCGTCTCGCGGTGTACGTGAGAGCGTCGTCATCGATTTCTCGTAG
- a CDS encoding LLM class flavin-dependent oxidoreductase, with protein MHIGLNFGFGKGDPSVSDHEVYKGETELAVLGEKLGYDSVWAVEHHFSDYAFMPDNLLWLSHIAARTNTIKLGTGAVILPWNTQPVRVAEKLLMLDHLSEGRAIFGMGRGLSRKEFGPFGIPLEESRARFDESAKMIIEGIETGRIEGEGPFYAMPRTQLKPGPFASWKDRLYTVAGSHDSMVSGVHNKCRLMSFILRPVDKMLPTFQAYRDYYAEVWNEQAPPVALNVAMYCHRDENVAIDGMYEYVGNFFEANVDHYEMDGVHFANTKGYERYADNAAVIREKGVSQAGKDYADAALYGTPQMIIDKLIWIQEQMGEFELVLQPSFGGMSHDTARASIELFAAEIMPKVRQHYDAAVVQSA; from the coding sequence ATGCATATCGGTCTGAACTTCGGATTCGGCAAGGGCGACCCGTCGGTGTCCGACCACGAGGTCTACAAGGGTGAGACCGAGCTGGCGGTCCTCGGCGAGAAGCTCGGCTACGACAGCGTCTGGGCCGTTGAGCATCATTTCAGCGACTACGCGTTCATGCCGGACAACCTCCTGTGGCTCTCGCACATCGCCGCTCGGACGAACACGATCAAGCTCGGCACCGGGGCTGTGATCCTGCCGTGGAACACTCAGCCGGTGCGGGTAGCGGAGAAGCTGTTGATGCTCGACCACCTGTCGGAAGGGCGCGCGATCTTCGGCATGGGTCGCGGCCTGTCGCGCAAGGAGTTCGGACCGTTCGGCATCCCGCTCGAGGAGTCGCGGGCGCGTTTCGATGAGTCGGCGAAGATGATCATCGAGGGCATCGAGACGGGGCGCATAGAAGGGGAGGGCCCCTTCTATGCGATGCCGCGCACGCAGCTCAAGCCCGGGCCGTTCGCCTCCTGGAAGGACCGCCTGTACACGGTGGCGGGTTCTCATGACTCGATGGTTTCGGGGGTGCACAACAAGTGCCGCCTGATGTCGTTCATCCTGCGACCCGTCGACAAGATGCTGCCGACGTTCCAGGCGTACCGCGACTACTACGCGGAGGTCTGGAACGAGCAGGCTCCACCGGTCGCGCTCAACGTCGCGATGTACTGCCATCGCGATGAGAACGTCGCGATCGACGGGATGTACGAGTACGTCGGGAACTTCTTCGAAGCGAACGTCGACCACTACGAGATGGACGGCGTCCACTTCGCCAACACGAAGGGGTACGAGCGTTACGCTGACAACGCTGCGGTGATCCGTGAGAAGGGCGTGAGCCAGGCCGGTAAGGACTATGCGGATGCTGCGCTCTACGGCACGCCGCAGATGATCATCGACAAGCTGATCTGGATCCAGGAGCAGATGGGCGAGTTCGAGCTCGTCCTTCAGCCGTCCTTCGGTGGGATGAGTCACGACACCGCGCGGGCGAGCATCGAGCTGTTCGCGGCCGAGATCATGCCGAAGGTCCGTCAGCACTATGACGCGGCGGTCGTCCAGTCCGCCTGA